A single region of the Gasterosteus aculeatus chromosome 1, fGasAcu3.hap1.1, whole genome shotgun sequence genome encodes:
- the LOC120827006 gene encoding glutamate receptor ionotropic, kainate 1 isoform X1 has product MAKWKGFALLYFIAEFWLTSQQVLRIGGIFETLENEPISVEELAFKFAVININRNRTLMPNTTLTYDIQRINIFDSFEASRRACDQLALGVGAVFGPSHSSSVSAVQSICNALEVPHIQTRWKHPSVDNRDSFYINLYPEYTSISRAVLEIVQYYKWKAVTVVYEDATGLIRLQELIKAPSRYSIKIKIRQLPTGSKDARPLLKEMKKGKEFFVIFDCSYQTSADVLKQILSMGMMTEYYHFFFTTLDLFSLDLEPYRYSGVNMTGFRLLNIDNPQVASVVERWAMERLQAPSKAETGLMEGMMTTEAALMYDAVYMVAAASQRASQITVSSLQCHRHKPWRFGSRFISMLKDAQWNGLTGQIVINKTDGLRKEFDLDVISLKEDGLEKTIAGSNRLNKVWKKIGVWNSQTGLNLTESNKDLSTNVTDSMANRTLIVTTILENPYVMYKKSDKPLYGNDRFEGYCLDLLKELSNILGFSYEVKLVTDGKYGAQNDKGEWNGMVRELIDHVADLAVAPLTITYVREKVIDFSKPFMTLGISILYHKPNGTNPGVFSFLNPLSPDIWMYVLLACLGVSCVLFVIARFTPYEWYNPHPCNPDSDVVENNFTLINSVWFGVGALMQQGSELMPKALSTRIVGGIWWFFTLIIISSYTANLAAFLTVERMDSPIDSADDLAKQTKIEYGAVRDGSTMTFFKKSKISTYEKMWAFMSSRKNTALVKNNREGIQRVLTTDYALLMESTSIEYISQRNCNLTQIGGLIDSKGYGVGTPIGSPYRDKITIAILQLQEEGKLHMMKEKWWRGNGCPEEDSKEASALGVENIGGIFIVLAAGLVLSVFVAIGEFIYKSRKNLDIEEVSVGQCEWHNKY; this is encoded by the exons ATGGCGAAATGGAAGGGATTTGCACTGCTGTACTTTATAGCAGAGTTCTGGCTCACTTCACAGCAGGTCTTGAGAATCG gCGGCATCTTTGAGACGCTTGAGAATGAGCCCATTAGTGTTGAAGAACTGGCCTTTAAATTTGCTGTAATCAACATAAACAGGAACCGGACCTTAATGCCAAACACCACACTGACCTATGACATCCAGAGAATAAACATTTTTGACAGTTTTGAGGCCTCAAGAAGAG CCTGCGACCAGCTGGCTTTGGGCGTTGGCGCGGTCTTTGGCCCGTCTCACAGTTCCTCCGTCAGTGCGGTGCAGTCCATTTGCAACGCCCTGGAGGTCCCTCACATCCAGACACGCTGGAAACACCCCTCAGTGGACAACAGAGACAGCTTCTACATCAACCTCTACCCGGAATACACCTCCATAAGCCGAGCTGTGCTGGAGATAGTGCAGTACTACAAGTGGAAGGCGGTCACTGTTGTGTACGAAGATGCAACTG GACTGATACGTTTGCAAGAGCTGATCAAAGCTCCATCCAGATACAGCATTAAAATCAAGATCCGCCAGCTGCCAACAGGAAGTAAAGATGCCCGTCCTCTGTTAAAGGAGATGAAGAAGGGAAAGGAGTTCTTTGTCATCTTTGACTGCTCCTACCAAACATCGGCCGATGTTCTGAAGCAG ATCTTGTCCATGGGGATGATGACTGAATATTACCACTTCTTCTTCACCACGCTG GACCTGTTCTCCCTGGACTTGGAGCCGTACCGCTACAGCGGCGTCAACATGACGGGGTTCAGACTGCTCAACATAGACAATCCGCAGGTGGCCTCGGTGGTAGAGAGGTGGGCCATGGAGCGACTGCAGGCTCCCTCCAAAGCAGAGACCGGATTGATGGAGGGGATGATGACA ACAGAAGCAGCTCTGATGTACGATGCCGTCTACATGGTGGCTGCCGCCTCGCAACGGGCCTCCCAAATCACCGTCAGCTCCCTTCAGTGCCACCGCCATAAACCCTGGCGCTTCGGATCACGCTTCATTAGCATGCTCAAAGAC GCACAATGGAACGGCTTGACAGGACAAATAGTCATAAACAAGACAGACGGCCTGCGGAAAGAATTCGATTTAGATGTCATCAGCCTGAAGGAAGATGGCCTGGAGAAG ACAATCGCGGGCAGCAACCGCCTGAATAAAGTGTGGAAAAAG ATTGGCGTGTGGAACTCACAAACAGGCCTTAATTTAACAGAAAGCAACAAGGACTTATCCACAAATGTGACCGACTCAATGGCCAACAGAACCCTCATTGTGACAACTATTCTG GAAAATCCCTATGTCATGTATAAGAAATCTGATAAGCCCTTGTACGGAAATGATCGCTTTGAGGGCTACTGTCTCGACCTCCTCAAAGAGCTCTCCAACATTCTGGGCTTCTCGTATGAGGTCAAGCTAGTGACCGATGGCAAATATGGAGCTCAGAATGACAAGGGGGAGTGGAATGGCATGGTGCGAGAACTGATTGACCAC GTGGCTGACCTCGCCGTGGCCCCACTCACCATCACATATGTGAGGGAAAAGGTGATAGACTTCTCCAAGCCCTTCATGACGCTGGGGATCAGCATCCTTTACCACAAACCCAATGGCACCAATCCGGGAGTGTTCTCCTTCCTCAACCCGCTGTCTCCGGATATCTGGATGTATGTGCTGCTGGCGTGCCTCGGTGTCAGCTGCGTGCTCTTTGTTATTGCCAG gTTCACTCCGTATGAGTGGTACAACCCTCACCCCTGCAACCCAGACTCCGATGTGGTTGAAAACAACTTCACTCTGATAAACAGTGTCTGGTTTGGAGTTGGAGCACTTATGCAGCAAG GATCCGAACTGATGCCTAAAGCGCTCTCCACAAGGATAGTTGGTGGAATATGGTGGTTCTTTACCTTGATCATCATCTCCTCTTACACTGCCAACCTGGCTGCCTTCCTCACTGTGGAGAGAATGGACTCACCAATCGACTCTGCAGATGATTTGGCCAAGCAAACCAAAATAGAGTACGGCGCTGTAAGGGACGGCTCCACCATGACCTTTTTTAAG AAATCCAAGATCTCAACTTACGAGAAAATGTGGGCTTTCATGAGCAGTAGAAAAAACACAGCTTTGGTCAAAAACAACCGGGAGGGGATTCAGAGGGTCCTCACCACAGACTACGCTCTTCTGATGGAGTCAACCAGCATCGAGTACATCAGCCAGCGTAACTGCAATCTCACGCAGATTGGAGGCTTGATAGACTCAAAGGGCTACGGAGTGGGAACCCCGATTG GCTCCCCTTACAGAGACAAGATCACCATTGCCATCTTGCAGCTTCAGGAGGAAGGAAAGCTGCACATGATGAAGGAGAAATGGTGGAGAGGGAACGGCTGCCCGGAGGAGGACAGCAAAGAGGCCAGCGCTCTGGGAGTGGAGAACATAGGGGGGATCTTCATCGTCCTGGCGGCTGGATTggtcctctcagtgtttgttgCCATCGGAGAGTTTATTTACAAATCCAGGAAGAACTTGGACATTGAGGAGGTGAGTGTTGGTCAGTGCGAATGGCACAACAAGTATTAA
- the LOC120827006 gene encoding glutamate receptor ionotropic, kainate 1 isoform X2, giving the protein MAKWKGFALLYFIAEFWLTSQQVLRIGGIFETLENEPISVEELAFKFAVININRNRTLMPNTTLTYDIQRINIFDSFEASRRACDQLALGVGAVFGPSHSSSVSAVQSICNALEVPHIQTRWKHPSVDNRDSFYINLYPEYTSISRAVLEIVQYYKWKAVTVVYEDATGLIRLQELIKAPSRYSIKIKIRQLPTGSKDARPLLKEMKKGKEFFVIFDCSYQTSADVLKQILSMGMMTEYYHFFFTTLDLFSLDLEPYRYSGVNMTGFRLLNIDNPQVASVVERWAMERLQAPSKAETGLMEGMMTTEAALMYDAVYMVAAASQRASQITVSSLQCHRHKPWRFGSRFISMLKDAQWNGLTGQIVINKTDGLRKEFDLDVISLKEDGLEKIGVWNSQTGLNLTESNKDLSTNVTDSMANRTLIVTTILENPYVMYKKSDKPLYGNDRFEGYCLDLLKELSNILGFSYEVKLVTDGKYGAQNDKGEWNGMVRELIDHVADLAVAPLTITYVREKVIDFSKPFMTLGISILYHKPNGTNPGVFSFLNPLSPDIWMYVLLACLGVSCVLFVIARFTPYEWYNPHPCNPDSDVVENNFTLINSVWFGVGALMQQGSELMPKALSTRIVGGIWWFFTLIIISSYTANLAAFLTVERMDSPIDSADDLAKQTKIEYGAVRDGSTMTFFKKSKISTYEKMWAFMSSRKNTALVKNNREGIQRVLTTDYALLMESTSIEYISQRNCNLTQIGGLIDSKGYGVGTPIGSPYRDKITIAILQLQEEGKLHMMKEKWWRGNGCPEEDSKEASALGVENIGGIFIVLAAGLVLSVFVAIGEFIYKSRKNLDIEEVSVGQCEWHNKY; this is encoded by the exons ATGGCGAAATGGAAGGGATTTGCACTGCTGTACTTTATAGCAGAGTTCTGGCTCACTTCACAGCAGGTCTTGAGAATCG gCGGCATCTTTGAGACGCTTGAGAATGAGCCCATTAGTGTTGAAGAACTGGCCTTTAAATTTGCTGTAATCAACATAAACAGGAACCGGACCTTAATGCCAAACACCACACTGACCTATGACATCCAGAGAATAAACATTTTTGACAGTTTTGAGGCCTCAAGAAGAG CCTGCGACCAGCTGGCTTTGGGCGTTGGCGCGGTCTTTGGCCCGTCTCACAGTTCCTCCGTCAGTGCGGTGCAGTCCATTTGCAACGCCCTGGAGGTCCCTCACATCCAGACACGCTGGAAACACCCCTCAGTGGACAACAGAGACAGCTTCTACATCAACCTCTACCCGGAATACACCTCCATAAGCCGAGCTGTGCTGGAGATAGTGCAGTACTACAAGTGGAAGGCGGTCACTGTTGTGTACGAAGATGCAACTG GACTGATACGTTTGCAAGAGCTGATCAAAGCTCCATCCAGATACAGCATTAAAATCAAGATCCGCCAGCTGCCAACAGGAAGTAAAGATGCCCGTCCTCTGTTAAAGGAGATGAAGAAGGGAAAGGAGTTCTTTGTCATCTTTGACTGCTCCTACCAAACATCGGCCGATGTTCTGAAGCAG ATCTTGTCCATGGGGATGATGACTGAATATTACCACTTCTTCTTCACCACGCTG GACCTGTTCTCCCTGGACTTGGAGCCGTACCGCTACAGCGGCGTCAACATGACGGGGTTCAGACTGCTCAACATAGACAATCCGCAGGTGGCCTCGGTGGTAGAGAGGTGGGCCATGGAGCGACTGCAGGCTCCCTCCAAAGCAGAGACCGGATTGATGGAGGGGATGATGACA ACAGAAGCAGCTCTGATGTACGATGCCGTCTACATGGTGGCTGCCGCCTCGCAACGGGCCTCCCAAATCACCGTCAGCTCCCTTCAGTGCCACCGCCATAAACCCTGGCGCTTCGGATCACGCTTCATTAGCATGCTCAAAGAC GCACAATGGAACGGCTTGACAGGACAAATAGTCATAAACAAGACAGACGGCCTGCGGAAAGAATTCGATTTAGATGTCATCAGCCTGAAGGAAGATGGCCTGGAGAAG ATTGGCGTGTGGAACTCACAAACAGGCCTTAATTTAACAGAAAGCAACAAGGACTTATCCACAAATGTGACCGACTCAATGGCCAACAGAACCCTCATTGTGACAACTATTCTG GAAAATCCCTATGTCATGTATAAGAAATCTGATAAGCCCTTGTACGGAAATGATCGCTTTGAGGGCTACTGTCTCGACCTCCTCAAAGAGCTCTCCAACATTCTGGGCTTCTCGTATGAGGTCAAGCTAGTGACCGATGGCAAATATGGAGCTCAGAATGACAAGGGGGAGTGGAATGGCATGGTGCGAGAACTGATTGACCAC GTGGCTGACCTCGCCGTGGCCCCACTCACCATCACATATGTGAGGGAAAAGGTGATAGACTTCTCCAAGCCCTTCATGACGCTGGGGATCAGCATCCTTTACCACAAACCCAATGGCACCAATCCGGGAGTGTTCTCCTTCCTCAACCCGCTGTCTCCGGATATCTGGATGTATGTGCTGCTGGCGTGCCTCGGTGTCAGCTGCGTGCTCTTTGTTATTGCCAG gTTCACTCCGTATGAGTGGTACAACCCTCACCCCTGCAACCCAGACTCCGATGTGGTTGAAAACAACTTCACTCTGATAAACAGTGTCTGGTTTGGAGTTGGAGCACTTATGCAGCAAG GATCCGAACTGATGCCTAAAGCGCTCTCCACAAGGATAGTTGGTGGAATATGGTGGTTCTTTACCTTGATCATCATCTCCTCTTACACTGCCAACCTGGCTGCCTTCCTCACTGTGGAGAGAATGGACTCACCAATCGACTCTGCAGATGATTTGGCCAAGCAAACCAAAATAGAGTACGGCGCTGTAAGGGACGGCTCCACCATGACCTTTTTTAAG AAATCCAAGATCTCAACTTACGAGAAAATGTGGGCTTTCATGAGCAGTAGAAAAAACACAGCTTTGGTCAAAAACAACCGGGAGGGGATTCAGAGGGTCCTCACCACAGACTACGCTCTTCTGATGGAGTCAACCAGCATCGAGTACATCAGCCAGCGTAACTGCAATCTCACGCAGATTGGAGGCTTGATAGACTCAAAGGGCTACGGAGTGGGAACCCCGATTG GCTCCCCTTACAGAGACAAGATCACCATTGCCATCTTGCAGCTTCAGGAGGAAGGAAAGCTGCACATGATGAAGGAGAAATGGTGGAGAGGGAACGGCTGCCCGGAGGAGGACAGCAAAGAGGCCAGCGCTCTGGGAGTGGAGAACATAGGGGGGATCTTCATCGTCCTGGCGGCTGGATTggtcctctcagtgtttgttgCCATCGGAGAGTTTATTTACAAATCCAGGAAGAACTTGGACATTGAGGAGGTGAGTGTTGGTCAGTGCGAATGGCACAACAAGTATTAA